One Asterias rubens chromosome 1, eAstRub1.3, whole genome shotgun sequence genomic region harbors:
- the LOC117297614 gene encoding alpha-1A adrenergic receptor-like — MESEGTTAPWFNILRCVLFGITAILIIGGNTVCLLVLRRVKKIHAVTRLFMASLAASDLLNGIFVTTPLIVSSAMDRWPYGEVACDIYGIGKYLCYYSGLFSLIAVTVERYIMVVAPLRYQHIVTIERAWKSLIGIWGLSIAIMILYGFGVNWKGEIDDEEDNCSLGVTNGDFWYYPVRYGELMFIVIPVLLVTVLYTHMWLKARHHIRGAGMEQTTEQRQADKSRQVNLKAVVTFLIVTTAFSVAWAPAATRKLYKLITGNSDTYYTEFIARMAMLTNSWLNLFIYYMRNSYFRETAKRYFRLYSRCCRRATPVVNPAS, encoded by the coding sequence ATGGAGAGTGAAGGTACCACTGCCCCGTGGTTTAACATACTAAGGTGTGTGCTGTTTGGTATCACGGCCATCCTCATCATCGGTGGTAACACAGTGTGTCTTCTCGTACTACGGCGTGTCAAAAAGATCCACGCGGTAACCAGGCTCTTTATGGCGTCACTTGCAGCCTCCGATCTTCTCAACGGTATCTTTGTGACTACTCCCTTGATCGTGTCCTCGGCCATGGATCGCTGGCCGTACGGTGAAGTTGCCTGTGATATCTACGGCATCGGCAAATATCTCTGCTATTACTCCGGGCTGTTCTCATTGATCGCAGTCACAGTGGAGCGATACATCATGGTCGTTGCACCTCTACGATACCAACACATCGTAACCATAGAGCGTGCTTGGAAAAGTTTGATTGGTATATGGGGCCTCAGCATCGCTATCATGATACTGTATGGCTTTGGAGTCAACTGGAAAGGAGAAATAGACGACGAGGAGGACAACTGCAGTCTCGGTGTCACCAACGGGGACTTCTGGTACTACCCGGTGCGTTACGGAGAGTTGATGTTCATCGTAATTCCAGTTCTTCTCGTCACGGTATTGTACACGCACATGTGGTTGAAAGCCCGTCATCACATACGCGGTGCAGGAATGGAGCAGACCACTGAGCAGAGACAAGCCGATAAATCCCGTCAAGTCAACCTTAAAGCTGTGGTCACTTTCCTCATCGTCACAACGGCTTTCTCCGTGGCCTGGGCGCCGGCTGCAACCCGAAAGCTCTACAAGTTGATCACTGGAAACTCTGATACGTACTACACAGAATTCATTGCCCGGATGGCTATGCTGACCAACAGCTGGTTAAATCTCTTTATTTACTACATGCGTAATAGCTACTTCAGAGAAACTGCGAAACGATACTTCAGGTTGTACTCGCGTTGCTGCCGCAGAGCGACGCCTGTAGTTAACCCGGCATCTTAA